Proteins from one Bradyrhizobium amphicarpaeae genomic window:
- a CDS encoding NAD(P)-dependent oxidoreductase codes for MDIGFIGLGNMGFPMARRLIEAGHKLVVFDTRKEVTDKLVALGAAAATSPKDVADRVETVMASLPSLQASLEVATGANGVIEGSRAKRFIDLSTVGSAMAVKIHGLLAKRNIVQIDCPVSGGVGGAEKGTLAVMVSGPKADFDLLKPALDVIGKVFFIGEKPGAAQTMKLANNFLSATAMVATSEAVVMGVKAGLDPAVMIDVINAGSGMNTASRDKFPRAVLPRSFDFGFATGLMVKDVRLALEEMKQLGLSMGVADAVGRLWETIIAAEGADSDFTAAIKPIEKQAGVVVGGKK; via the coding sequence ATGGACATCGGATTCATCGGCCTCGGAAACATGGGTTTCCCGATGGCGCGGCGGCTGATCGAGGCGGGACACAAGCTCGTCGTGTTCGACACGCGCAAGGAGGTCACGGACAAGCTTGTGGCGCTCGGCGCGGCGGCTGCGACGTCACCGAAGGACGTGGCCGACCGGGTCGAGACCGTGATGGCGAGCCTGCCCTCGCTGCAGGCCTCGCTCGAAGTCGCAACGGGGGCGAACGGCGTGATCGAAGGCAGCCGCGCAAAACGCTTCATCGACCTCTCCACGGTCGGCTCGGCGATGGCCGTGAAGATTCACGGCCTCCTCGCCAAGCGCAACATCGTGCAGATCGACTGCCCCGTCTCCGGCGGCGTCGGCGGCGCCGAGAAGGGCACGCTGGCGGTGATGGTGTCAGGCCCGAAGGCCGACTTCGATCTGCTCAAGCCCGCGCTCGACGTGATCGGCAAGGTGTTCTTCATCGGCGAAAAGCCCGGCGCGGCGCAGACCATGAAGCTCGCCAACAATTTCCTGTCGGCCACCGCGATGGTGGCGACGTCGGAAGCCGTGGTGATGGGCGTGAAAGCCGGGCTCGACCCGGCCGTGATGATCGACGTCATCAATGCCGGCTCGGGCATGAACACCGCGAGCCGCGACAAGTTTCCGCGCGCGGTGCTGCCCCGCAGCTTCGATTTCGGCTTCGCCACGGGGTTGATGGTGAAGGACGTACGGCTGGCGCTGGAGGAGATGAAGCAGCTAGGCCTGTCGATGGGGGTCGCCGACGCGGTCGGGCGGTTGTGGGAGACGATCATCGCTGCGGAGGGCGCGGACTCCGATTTCACCGCGGCGATCAAGCCGATCGAGAAGCAGGCAGGCGTCGTGGTTGGCGGAAAAAAATAG
- a CDS encoding carboxymuconolactone decarboxylase family protein yields MDKKMHDKGLEVRKAVLGEAYVNNALKNVDDFNRPFQEMLNEYCWGTVWGREELPRKTRSMLNIAMIAILNRQHEFRAHLKGALTNGVSREEIREILMQVAIYGGMPAAVDSFRIAREVFAEIDKA; encoded by the coding sequence ATGGACAAGAAGATGCACGATAAGGGCCTGGAAGTCCGCAAAGCGGTGCTGGGCGAGGCCTATGTCAACAACGCCCTGAAGAACGTCGACGACTTCAACCGCCCGTTCCAGGAGATGCTGAACGAATATTGCTGGGGCACGGTGTGGGGCCGCGAGGAGCTGCCGCGCAAGACCCGCAGCATGCTCAACATTGCCATGATCGCGATCCTGAACCGCCAGCACGAGTTTCGCGCGCATCTGAAGGGCGCGCTGACCAACGGCGTCAGTCGCGAGGAGATCCGCGAGATTCTGATGCAGGTCGCGATCTATGGCGGCATGCCCGCCGCCGTCGACAGCTTCCGCATCGCGCGCGAGGTGTTTGCGGAGATCGACAAAGCCTAA
- a CDS encoding TIGR02302 family protein, with product MNGVTPDPSDPIRNSDALSRLKLAQALDRAIYAIAWERAWPILARLLTVVGLFLVVSWAGLWLALPFLARAIGLVVFAGIAIAVLLPLIRFRWPSREEALARLDRGSGIRHRPATTLTDTLSSQDPVAQALWQAQRERTLASLKRIRAGLPHPRLALHDPWALRALVMVMLVATFFAAGDERGMRLGAAFDWNGVLAPANVRVDAWVTPPLYTGKPPIILSAANKEAAALPASGPLAVPAGSTLIVRSSGGSLDVVVSGGLKEVAPTEAAPKGTNEKHFTITADGTAHVRAPSGQPQWAFAATPDHAPTIALAKDPERQARGGLQLSYKIEDDYGVTGADAQIALRPADAKDGSKDSDGKAAARPLFQPPQFPLVLPNARTRNGVGQTVKDLSEDPYAGADVTLTLTAKDEAGNEARSEPFNMRLPERLFTNSLARALIEQRRILALDANRNSDVYTALDALMIAPELFTPDAGCYLGLRSLASQLEAARTDDALRNVVASMWAFATTIEDDGVAGSVNAALRSAQDALKAALERGASEDELRVLTQKLREAMAGKVRDLARRAEQNPLGARQPFPAEVQLILDKAVELRQKTQKATPEQLADLAQQQDVLREQLQAYRKSANSRANKAGDDKANQFTRDRKCGS from the coding sequence TTGAACGGCGTCACCCCCGACCCGTCAGACCCGATCCGCAACAGCGATGCTCTGTCGCGGCTGAAGCTGGCGCAGGCCCTCGATCGGGCCATTTATGCCATCGCGTGGGAACGTGCCTGGCCGATTTTGGCGCGGCTTCTGACCGTCGTCGGCCTGTTCCTGGTGGTGTCCTGGGCCGGCCTCTGGCTGGCGCTGCCGTTCCTGGCCCGTGCCATCGGTCTCGTCGTTTTTGCCGGCATCGCAATTGCCGTCCTTTTGCCCTTGATTCGCTTCCGCTGGCCGAGCCGCGAGGAGGCGCTCGCCCGGCTCGATCGCGGCTCCGGCATCCGTCACCGCCCGGCCACGACGCTGACGGATACGCTGTCCTCGCAGGACCCGGTTGCACAGGCGCTGTGGCAGGCACAGCGCGAGCGTACGCTGGCCTCGCTCAAGCGCATCCGCGCCGGCCTGCCGCATCCCCGGCTGGCGCTGCATGATCCCTGGGCGCTGCGCGCGCTGGTCATGGTGATGCTGGTTGCGACGTTCTTCGCCGCCGGCGACGAGCGCGGAATGCGGCTCGGGGCCGCCTTCGACTGGAACGGCGTGCTGGCGCCGGCCAATGTTCGCGTCGATGCCTGGGTCACCCCGCCGCTCTACACCGGCAAGCCGCCGATCATCCTGTCGGCCGCCAACAAGGAGGCCGCGGCACTGCCGGCCTCCGGTCCGCTGGCCGTTCCGGCAGGCTCGACCCTGATCGTGCGCTCCTCCGGCGGCAGTCTGGATGTCGTCGTCTCCGGCGGCCTCAAGGAGGTCGCTCCCACCGAGGCCGCGCCGAAGGGCACCAACGAGAAGCATTTCACCATCACCGCTGACGGCACCGCGCATGTCCGCGCGCCCTCCGGCCAGCCGCAATGGGCATTTGCGGCGACGCCGGACCATGCGCCGACCATCGCGCTCGCCAAGGATCCCGAGCGCCAGGCGCGCGGCGGGCTGCAGCTCTCCTACAAGATCGAGGACGATTACGGCGTCACCGGCGCGGATGCGCAGATTGCCCTGCGCCCCGCCGACGCCAAGGACGGCAGCAAGGATTCCGACGGCAAGGCCGCAGCCCGGCCGCTGTTCCAACCGCCGCAATTCCCGCTCGTGCTGCCGAACGCGCGCACCCGCAACGGCGTCGGCCAGACCGTGAAGGACCTCAGCGAGGACCCCTATGCCGGCGCCGACGTCACACTGACGCTGACGGCCAAGGACGAGGCCGGCAACGAGGCCAGGAGCGAACCCTTCAACATGCGCCTGCCCGAGCGTCTGTTCACCAACTCGCTCGCGCGCGCGCTGATCGAGCAGCGCCGCATCCTCGCGCTCGACGCCAACAGGAATTCCGACGTCTACACCGCGCTCGACGCGCTGATGATCGCACCCGAATTGTTCACGCCGGATGCCGGCTGCTATCTCGGCCTCCGGAGCCTGGCGAGCCAGCTCGAGGCTGCCCGCACCGACGATGCGCTGCGCAACGTGGTGGCGAGCATGTGGGCCTTCGCGACGACCATCGAGGACGACGGCGTTGCCGGCAGCGTCAACGCCGCGCTGCGCTCGGCGCAGGACGCGCTCAAGGCGGCGCTGGAACGCGGCGCCAGCGAGGACGAGCTCAGGGTGCTGACGCAGAAGCTGCGCGAGGCCATGGCCGGCAAGGTGCGCGATCTCGCCCGGCGCGCCGAGCAAAATCCGCTCGGTGCCCGGCAGCCGTTCCCGGCGGAAGTCCAGCTCATCCTCGACAAGGCAGTCGAGCTGCGACAAAAGACCCAGAAGGCGACGCCCGAGCAGCTGGCGGATCTGGCGCAGCAGCAGGACGTCTTGCGCGAGCAGCTTCAGGCCTATCGGAAGTCGGCGAACAGCCGTGCCAACAAGGCGGGAGACGACAAGGCCAACCAGTTCACGCGGGACCGGAAATGCGGAAGCTAG
- a CDS encoding DUF4175 family protein: MRKLVPVPVLKAMSIACLALLLGGVSPAAAQLDQDPDALLDSAEKAMQEAGDSLRQKESGKSLSNQSDAIQKLEEYKRATERSQSSSRDRNVITQRDLDDLLRQIEKAAREGNKEAAQRMLEQLAQIMENLQMAQPGQSGESEMEQALNELSDMIRKQQQLRDKTFKQGQDSRRERSRGKPQGDQSMSDLQQDQQSLRDRLKKLQDELAKRGLAQKGQKGQKGQQGQKGQKGQQGDQGQSGDQDGDQGDDDGSLDDADGAMGDAGSKLGDGNADGAVDSQGKALDAMRKGAQKMAEAMQQGDGDGQGDGPGNRAGRQQSGGNQTDPLGRPLHGRDLGDDYTVKIPGEIDAQRVRRILEELRRRLGDSSRPQIELDYIERLLKDF, translated from the coding sequence ATGCGGAAGCTAGTACCCGTGCCAGTCTTGAAGGCGATGTCGATCGCCTGCCTCGCCTTGCTGCTGGGAGGAGTCTCGCCTGCCGCTGCCCAGCTGGATCAGGATCCCGACGCGCTGCTCGACAGCGCGGAAAAGGCGATGCAGGAGGCCGGCGACAGCCTCAGGCAGAAGGAGTCCGGGAAGAGCCTGAGCAACCAGTCCGACGCCATCCAGAAGCTCGAGGAGTACAAGCGGGCGACGGAACGGAGCCAATCCTCCAGCCGTGATCGCAACGTCATCACGCAGCGCGATCTGGATGACCTGCTGCGGCAGATCGAGAAGGCGGCGCGCGAAGGCAATAAAGAGGCGGCTCAGCGCATGCTCGAGCAGCTCGCGCAGATCATGGAAAACCTCCAGATGGCGCAGCCCGGGCAATCCGGCGAGAGCGAGATGGAGCAGGCGCTGAACGAGCTCAGCGACATGATCCGCAAGCAGCAGCAATTGCGCGACAAGACTTTCAAGCAGGGCCAGGATTCCCGGCGCGAGCGCTCGCGCGGCAAGCCGCAGGGCGACCAGTCGATGTCGGACCTGCAGCAGGATCAGCAGTCGCTGCGTGACCGCTTGAAGAAGCTGCAGGACGAGCTCGCCAAGCGCGGCCTCGCGCAAAAGGGACAAAAAGGCCAGAAGGGTCAGCAAGGTCAGAAAGGTCAGAAAGGCCAGCAGGGCGATCAGGGCCAGAGCGGCGATCAGGACGGCGATCAGGGTGATGACGACGGCAGCCTGGACGACGCCGACGGTGCCATGGGCGATGCCGGATCGAAGCTCGGCGATGGCAATGCCGATGGCGCCGTGGATTCGCAGGGCAAGGCCCTCGACGCGATGCGCAAGGGCGCGCAGAAGATGGCCGAGGCGATGCAGCAGGGCGATGGCGACGGGCAGGGCGATGGTCCCGGCAATCGGGCCGGCCGGCAGCAGAGCGGCGGCAATCAGACCGATCCGCTGGGACGTCCGCTGCACGGCCGCGACCTCGGCGACGACTACACCGTCAAGATCCCCGGCGAGATCGACGCCCAGCGCGTCCGACGCATCCTCGAAGAACTCCGCCGCCGCCTCGGCGACAGCTCGCGCCCGCAGATCGAGCTCGATTACATCGAGCGGCTGCTGAAGGATTTTTGA
- a CDS encoding response regulator yields the protein MPKILIADDEDSMRTLVARAIAMDGHETVTAQDGAEALEILTREDGAFDLLLTDIQMPVMDGIALALSAARDFPDLTILLMTGFADQRERASNLNALVHDVVTKPFSIADIRIAVADALAAKKGS from the coding sequence ATGCCGAAGATCCTGATCGCTGACGACGAGGATTCGATGCGCACGCTGGTAGCGCGCGCCATCGCCATGGACGGGCACGAAACGGTCACCGCGCAGGACGGCGCCGAAGCGCTGGAGATCCTGACCCGCGAGGACGGCGCGTTCGACCTGCTGCTCACCGACATCCAGATGCCCGTGATGGACGGCATCGCGCTGGCGCTCTCCGCCGCCCGCGATTTTCCCGATTTGACCATCCTGCTGATGACCGGCTTTGCCGACCAGCGCGAGCGCGCCTCCAACCTCAATGCGCTGGTGCACGACGTCGTGACAAAACCGTTCTCGATCGCCGACATCCGCATCGCCGTGGCGGACGCGCTGGCGGCGAAGAAGGGGTCATAG
- a CDS encoding MJ0042-type zinc finger domain-containing protein — MHIVCPHCMTSYAIKLASLGANGRAVRCSRCKETWIAHAEDAIEEASVPAMAAASQADDQADLAEQWNSYAKDDGATNAPVVDSPSIASDWPEEEAPNETEDEWSAAAREAEEEVVGAQHQSWFRGLFPRRGARVSRPVTNVAPKKSYFGLPTACAAMGALVLALVIWRGDMVRLLPQTAAFYKMVGLEVNLRGLAFRDVKLSNETVDGKQVLVIEGVIVGQGKKPLDIPRLRFAVRDAQGAEIYAWNTVLEQTVLQPGERAFFRSRLASPPPEGRNIDVRFFNRRDIAGGSV; from the coding sequence ATGCATATCGTCTGCCCCCATTGTATGACATCCTACGCCATCAAGCTCGCGAGCCTTGGGGCGAACGGACGGGCAGTCCGCTGTTCCCGCTGCAAGGAGACCTGGATCGCCCATGCCGAGGATGCCATCGAGGAGGCATCCGTTCCGGCCATGGCCGCGGCCAGCCAGGCCGACGACCAAGCCGACCTTGCCGAGCAGTGGAACTCCTACGCCAAGGACGATGGCGCCACTAATGCGCCTGTCGTCGACAGCCCCTCGATCGCCAGTGACTGGCCCGAGGAAGAGGCTCCCAATGAGACCGAGGACGAGTGGTCCGCGGCGGCCCGGGAAGCCGAGGAGGAGGTCGTGGGCGCGCAGCACCAGTCCTGGTTCCGCGGCCTGTTCCCCCGCCGCGGCGCGCGGGTCAGCCGTCCGGTCACCAATGTTGCGCCCAAAAAATCCTATTTCGGCCTGCCGACCGCCTGCGCCGCCATGGGCGCGCTGGTGCTGGCGCTGGTAATCTGGCGCGGCGACATGGTGCGGCTGCTGCCGCAGACCGCGGCCTTCTACAAGATGGTCGGGCTAGAGGTGAACCTGCGCGGCCTCGCCTTCAGGGACGTGAAGCTGTCCAACGAGACCGTGGACGGTAAGCAGGTGCTGGTGATCGAGGGCGTGATCGTCGGCCAAGGCAAGAAGCCGCTCGATATCCCGCGCTTGCGCTTCGCGGTGCGCGACGCGCAAGGCGCGGAAATCTACGCCTGGAATACGGTGCTGGAGCAGACCGTGCTGCAGCCCGGCGAGCGCGCCTTCTTCCGCTCCCGCCTCGCCTCGCCGCCGCCGGAAGGCCGCAATATCGACGTTCGCTTCTTCAACCGGCGCGACATTGCCGGCGGCAGCGTATAA
- the ftsE gene encoding cell division ATP-binding protein FtsE — protein MVRFENVGLRYGLGPEILRDLSFQIPAHSFQFLTGPSGAGKTSLLRLLFLSHRPTRGLVNLFGHDISQLGKDEIADLRKRIGIVLQDFRLLDHMTTYENVALPFRVMGRSESSYRKEVIDLLRWVGLGERMDALPPILSGGEKQRAAIARAVISRPQLLLADEPTGSVDPTLGRRLLRLFIELNKSGTAVIIATHDIGLMDQYEARRLVLHQGRLHVYE, from the coding sequence TTGGTTCGGTTCGAAAATGTCGGATTGCGTTACGGTCTGGGGCCGGAGATCCTGCGCGACCTCAGTTTCCAGATCCCGGCGCATTCCTTCCAGTTCCTCACCGGCCCCTCCGGTGCCGGCAAGACCTCGCTGCTGCGCCTGTTGTTCCTGTCGCACAGGCCGACGCGGGGCCTCGTCAATCTGTTCGGCCACGACATCTCGCAGCTCGGCAAGGACGAGATCGCCGATCTGCGCAAGCGCATCGGCATCGTGCTGCAGGATTTCCGCCTGCTCGATCACATGACGACCTACGAGAACGTGGCGCTGCCGTTTCGCGTCATGGGCCGCAGCGAGTCGAGCTACCGCAAGGAGGTGATCGACCTGCTGCGCTGGGTCGGGCTCGGCGAGCGCATGGACGCGCTGCCGCCGATCCTGTCGGGCGGGGAGAAGCAGCGCGCGGCGATCGCGCGCGCCGTGATCTCGCGGCCGCAGCTGCTGCTCGCGGACGAGCCGACCGGCAGCGTCGACCCGACGCTGGGACGCCGCCTGTTGCGGCTGTTCATCGAGCTCAACAAATCGGGCACTGCGGTCATCATCGCGACCCACGACATCGGCCTGATGGACCAGTACGAGGCCCGCCGTCTCGTGCTGCATCAGGGACGGCTGCACGTCTATGAATAG
- a CDS encoding cell division protein FtsX, translating to MNRTDERGVLVDLGQERPQLPAKARNMSPIVPRASIQGRALVAVVAIMTFLASMTTGTVLLVSASAAEWQSDVASEITIQVRPQAGRDLERDTAAVTEAMRAQAGIVEVKPFTREESGKLLEPWLGTGLSMDDLPVPRMIIARVQPGTPLDLGALRARVTQIAPSASIDDHRAWIERMRSMTNATVLAGLGILALVIVATIISVSFATRGAMAANRPIVEVLHFVGAGDRYIANHFLRHFLRLGLEGGVIGGGAAMLVFGFSESIAGWFSGTPVGDQFAALLGTFSLRPSGYIVLAVQAVLIGAITAVASRQTLFATLNDVD from the coding sequence ATGAATAGGACCGACGAGCGCGGCGTGTTGGTCGACCTCGGACAGGAGCGTCCGCAGCTTCCGGCCAAGGCGCGCAACATGTCGCCGATCGTGCCGCGCGCTTCGATCCAGGGCCGCGCGCTGGTCGCCGTCGTCGCCATCATGACCTTCCTGGCGTCGATGACCACGGGCACGGTACTGCTGGTGAGCGCATCCGCCGCGGAATGGCAGTCGGACGTCGCAAGCGAGATCACCATCCAGGTTCGCCCGCAGGCCGGCCGCGATCTCGAACGCGACACCGCGGCGGTGACGGAAGCGATGCGCGCGCAAGCCGGAATCGTCGAGGTCAAGCCGTTCACCCGGGAGGAGAGCGGCAAGCTGCTCGAGCCCTGGCTCGGCACCGGGCTGTCGATGGACGATCTGCCGGTGCCGCGCATGATCATCGCGCGCGTGCAACCCGGCACGCCGCTCGACCTCGGCGCCCTGCGCGCGCGTGTGACCCAAATCGCGCCAAGTGCCAGCATCGACGATCATCGCGCCTGGATCGAGCGGATGCGCTCGATGACCAACGCCACCGTGCTCGCCGGCCTCGGCATCCTTGCGCTCGTCATCGTCGCCACCATCATCTCGGTCTCGTTCGCGACCCGCGGCGCCATGGCGGCGAACCGTCCGATCGTCGAGGTGCTGCATTTCGTCGGCGCCGGAGACCGCTACATCGCCAATCACTTCCTGCGTCATTTCCTCAGGCTGGGCCTGGAGGGCGGCGTGATCGGCGGCGGCGCGGCGATGCTGGTGTTCGGCTTCTCCGAGTCGATCGCCGGCTGGTTTTCCGGCACCCCCGTCGGCGATCAGTTCGCCGCGCTGCTCGGCACCTTCTCGCTGCGGCCGTCCGGCTACATCGTGCTCGCGGTCCAGGCCGTGCTGATCGGCGCCATCACCGCGGTGGCCTCACGCCAGACCCTGTTCGCGACGTTGAATGATGTGGATTGA
- a CDS encoding YdcF family protein, with protein MTSPTDDQSPNLPRGWLRAALVSTIALAFVGAAAGFIAFLSQLRGAEIAPSRKADGIVVLTGGSSRVSDAMELLAAGYGRRLLISGVHPTSTASDISRTLPENQSFMTCCVDLDRTALSTRGNAAEARRWAEGRRFRSLIVVTSNYHMPRALVEFSHAMPQTTLIPFAVVGDKWREEPWWTSASTLRLLLSEYVKYIAAELRVRLEDFGIDLSPEMSEQPAGQQPRRPATAQANSQAN; from the coding sequence ATGACCTCGCCGACCGACGATCAATCGCCGAACCTGCCGCGCGGCTGGCTGCGCGCGGCTTTGGTATCGACGATTGCGCTCGCCTTTGTCGGGGCGGCGGCGGGTTTCATCGCGTTTCTGTCGCAATTGCGCGGCGCCGAGATCGCCCCGAGCCGCAAGGCCGACGGCATCGTGGTCCTCACCGGCGGCTCCTCGCGTGTGTCGGATGCGATGGAGCTGCTCGCCGCCGGCTACGGCAGGCGGCTCTTGATCTCCGGCGTTCACCCGACATCGACGGCGAGCGACATCTCCCGGACGCTGCCGGAGAACCAGTCCTTCATGACCTGTTGCGTCGATCTCGATCGCACCGCGCTCTCGACCCGCGGCAATGCGGCGGAGGCGCGGCGCTGGGCCGAGGGACGCCGGTTCAGGTCGCTGATCGTGGTCACCTCGAACTATCACATGCCGCGCGCGCTGGTGGAATTCTCGCACGCGATGCCACAGACGACGCTGATCCCGTTCGCAGTGGTCGGCGACAAATGGCGCGAGGAGCCGTGGTGGACTTCGGCGTCCACCTTGCGGCTGCTGCTGTCGGAATATGTCAAGTACATCGCGGCCGAGCTCAGGGTGCGGCTGGAGGATTTCGGGATTGACCTTTCGCCCGAGATGTCGGAGCAGCCTGCAGGTCAGCAACCGAGGCGGCCCGCCACCGCCCAGGCCAATTCGCAGGCCAATTGA
- a CDS encoding lysophospholipid acyltransferase family protein — MFLIFLRSLLFNVLFYAVLVGLAIVALPTFLLPPRAMLTVAQWWAKATLVLMRVVCNIKVEFRGVENIPPGPLVIVAKHQSFWETFVLPGFFDRPIFILKRQLMQIPVFGQFLAKTGMIAIDRKAGVKALLDMTRRAREAVRSGKQLVIFPEGTRRAPGAPPDYKTGFAQIYSSCGVPCLPIALNSGLFWPRRTFMRYPGTLVVEFLDPLPSGLPKDEFLSRVQTAIEEATSRLVEEGCKEQEQLIGASPSYAPSES; from the coding sequence ATGTTCTTGATTTTCCTGCGCTCGCTCCTGTTCAACGTGCTGTTCTACGCCGTGCTGGTGGGCCTTGCGATCGTGGCGCTGCCGACCTTCCTGCTGCCGCCGCGCGCCATGCTGACGGTCGCGCAATGGTGGGCGAAGGCGACGCTGGTCCTGATGCGCGTGGTCTGCAACATCAAGGTCGAATTCCGCGGTGTCGAGAACATCCCGCCGGGACCGCTGGTGATCGTGGCGAAGCACCAGTCGTTCTGGGAGACGTTCGTGCTGCCCGGATTCTTCGATCGTCCGATCTTCATCCTCAAGCGTCAGCTCATGCAGATCCCGGTGTTCGGTCAGTTCCTGGCCAAGACCGGAATGATCGCGATCGATCGCAAGGCCGGCGTGAAGGCGCTGCTGGACATGACGCGGCGGGCGCGCGAGGCGGTGCGCAGTGGGAAACAGCTCGTGATCTTTCCGGAGGGCACGCGCCGCGCGCCGGGCGCGCCGCCCGACTACAAGACCGGCTTTGCGCAGATCTATTCGTCCTGCGGCGTACCGTGCCTGCCGATCGCGCTCAACTCCGGCCTGTTCTGGCCGCGCCGCACCTTCATGCGCTATCCCGGCACGCTCGTGGTGGAGTTCCTCGATCCGTTGCCGTCGGGCCTGCCGAAGGATGAGTTTCTCTCTCGTGTGCAAACGGCGATCGAAGAGGCAACCAGCCGCCTCGTCGAAGAGGGCTGCAAGGAGCAGGAGCAATTGATCGGGGCGTCACCGAGTTACGCGCCGTCGGAGAGCTAG
- a CDS encoding gamma-glutamylcyclotransferase, producing MSEITLPSVTTAKGDLWVFGYGSLMWRPGFEFEERVPARLVGEHRALCVYSFVHRGTPEKPGLVLGLDRGGACRGIAFRVAENNRADVVAYLRAREQVTSVYREVMRSVWLENDARQRVPALAYVVDRGHVQYAGRLSLAEQHRHVVQGHGQSGANRDYVTATVKAIEAEGFRDTQLHQLATMLHGDAHSLHAPAPDDRDNR from the coding sequence ATGTCCGAGATCACCCTCCCCTCCGTTACCACAGCCAAGGGCGACCTCTGGGTGTTCGGCTATGGTTCGCTGATGTGGCGGCCGGGCTTCGAGTTCGAGGAGCGCGTCCCGGCGCGGCTGGTCGGCGAGCATCGCGCGCTCTGCGTCTATTCCTTCGTTCATCGCGGCACCCCGGAAAAGCCGGGCCTGGTGCTCGGGCTCGACCGCGGCGGCGCCTGCCGCGGCATCGCCTTTCGCGTCGCTGAAAACAACCGCGCCGACGTCGTCGCATATTTGCGCGCGCGCGAGCAGGTCACTTCGGTCTATCGCGAGGTGATGCGCTCGGTCTGGCTGGAGAACGATGCGCGCCAGCGCGTCCCTGCGCTCGCCTACGTCGTCGACCGCGGCCATGTGCAATATGCCGGCCGTCTCTCGCTCGCCGAGCAGCACCGCCACGTCGTCCAGGGCCACGGCCAGTCCGGCGCCAACCGCGACTACGTCACCGCAACGGTGAAGGCGATCGAGGCCGAAGGCTTTCGCGATACGCAACTGCATCAGCTCGCGACCATGCTGCATGGCGATGCGCATTCGCTGCACGCGCCGGCTCCCGACGATCGAGACAACCGCTAG
- a CDS encoding DUF2125 domain-containing protein, whose translation MSDMTVSAGRRSRWGLFIAPILVLILAVAWSCFWFYAASQAEIAADAWRAQEAKAGRIYDCAKRSIAGFPFRFEVQCSGASVSLVSQNASRTPFTAKLDNILVVAQVYDPKLVIAEFSAPATLTDGVTQNTFVVNWSKGRSSVVGLPAIPDRASLVFDDPSLNRLDGSMQVPLARAKQVELHGRLAEGSKSDHPVIETVLHVAQGSIQGVHPLLAEPFEADTRARITGLSDLTPKPWPQRFREIQAAGGHIEIVQSRIQQGEMIAVAAGTLGLSVNGRLDGELQMTVTGLERVIPALGIEKMLEEGVPQATLDRVAPGVKSQDLNNLFGALDRAVPGLGKVIKQNANAGVAAGINSIGTESTLEGKKARSFPLKFVDGAVLLGPVKVGQIPPLY comes from the coding sequence ATGTCCGATATGACCGTTTCCGCAGGCCGGCGCTCCCGTTGGGGCCTTTTCATCGCCCCCATCCTCGTCCTGATCCTTGCCGTCGCCTGGAGCTGCTTCTGGTTCTATGCGGCCTCGCAGGCCGAGATCGCCGCCGACGCCTGGCGGGCGCAGGAGGCCAAGGCCGGCCGCATCTATGACTGCGCCAAGCGCTCGATCGCCGGCTTCCCGTTCCGCTTCGAGGTCCAGTGCTCCGGCGCCAGCGTCTCGCTGGTGTCGCAGAACGCGAGCAGGACGCCGTTCACGGCCAAGCTCGACAACATCCTCGTCGTTGCCCAGGTGTACGATCCCAAGCTCGTCATCGCCGAATTCTCAGCGCCCGCGACGCTGACCGACGGCGTTACGCAAAACACCTTCGTGGTGAACTGGAGCAAGGGCCGCAGCAGTGTGGTCGGCCTGCCGGCTATCCCGGACCGTGCCTCGCTCGTGTTCGATGATCCCAGCCTCAACCGTCTCGACGGCAGCATGCAGGTGCCGCTCGCGCGCGCCAAGCAGGTCGAGCTGCACGGGCGCCTCGCGGAGGGATCGAAATCCGATCATCCCGTGATCGAAACCGTGCTCCATGTCGCGCAGGGCAGCATCCAGGGCGTTCATCCCTTGCTTGCCGAGCCGTTCGAAGCGGACACGCGGGCCAGGATCACCGGCCTCTCGGACCTGACGCCGAAGCCCTGGCCGCAGCGCTTCCGCGAGATCCAGGCCGCGGGCGGTCACATCGAGATCGTGCAGTCGCGGATCCAGCAGGGCGAGATGATCGCGGTTGCGGCCGGCACGCTCGGCCTCTCGGTCAACGGCCGGCTCGACGGCGAATTGCAGATGACGGTGACGGGCCTCGAACGCGTGATCCCGGCGCTCGGCATCGAGAAGATGCTGGAAGAGGGCGTGCCGCAGGCAACGCTCGACCGCGTCGCGCCCGGCGTGAAGTCGCAGGACCTCAACAATCTGTTCGGCGCGCTCGATCGTGCGGTGCCCGGCCTCGGCAAGGTCATCAAGCAGAACGCCAATGCCGGCGTTGCCGCCGGCATCAATTCGATCGGCACCGAGAGCACGCTGGAAGGCAAGAAGGCGCGCAGCTTCCCGCTGAAATTCGTCGACGGCGCCGTGCTGCTGGGCCCGGTCAAGGTCGGCCAGATCCCGCCGCTGTATTAG